One genomic window of Arthrobacter caoxuetaonis includes the following:
- the secF gene encoding protein translocase subunit SecF codes for MSELPRFARFGNELYTGKRSYNFVGRYKLWFIVAAAAILLSILIPVVKGGFNLGIDFRGGSEFTVSGVENTEVSVGEEAVAGVVSGSDPRVTNISPGTMRIQTEELSDDETLEVKAALAEDYGVTEDNVTSTFIGPTWGNDVSRQALVGLVVFVALAAILMALYFRTWKMSLAAVTGLLAVMITTAGLYSLSGFEVTPSAIIGFLTVLSYSLYDTVVVFDKIRENTANLEKQTKRTFAEQVNLAVNQTLVRSINTSVVAVLPVASVLFIGAYLLGAGTLKDLSLALFIGIILGTLGTLFVAAPLYAWLRRKEPEIVKQAKRVNDQRAHSARSAAVPTAAT; via the coding sequence ATGAGCGAGCTCCCCAGATTCGCCAGGTTCGGCAATGAGCTTTACACCGGCAAGCGCTCCTACAACTTCGTGGGCCGTTACAAGCTGTGGTTTATCGTCGCAGCTGCCGCCATTCTGCTCTCGATCCTGATTCCCGTCGTCAAGGGCGGGTTCAATCTCGGCATCGACTTCAGGGGCGGTTCCGAATTCACCGTCTCGGGCGTGGAAAACACCGAGGTCTCCGTGGGCGAAGAAGCGGTAGCCGGCGTCGTCTCCGGCTCCGATCCCCGGGTCACCAACATTTCCCCGGGCACCATGCGGATCCAGACAGAGGAACTCAGCGACGACGAGACGCTCGAGGTCAAGGCCGCACTGGCCGAGGACTACGGCGTCACCGAAGACAACGTGACCTCTACGTTCATAGGTCCTACCTGGGGCAATGACGTCAGCCGCCAGGCGTTGGTAGGCCTCGTCGTCTTCGTGGCCCTTGCCGCCATCTTGATGGCACTGTACTTCCGCACCTGGAAAATGTCCCTCGCGGCGGTCACCGGACTGCTCGCCGTCATGATCACGACGGCGGGGCTCTACTCACTCAGTGGATTCGAGGTGACGCCGTCGGCGATCATCGGCTTCCTGACCGTGTTGAGCTACTCGCTGTATGACACCGTGGTGGTCTTCGACAAGATTCGGGAGAACACGGCGAACCTGGAGAAACAGACCAAGCGGACGTTCGCGGAACAGGTGAACCTGGCGGTCAACCAGACCCTGGTGCGGTCCATCAACACGTCCGTGGTGGCAGTGCTTCCCGTGGCGTCCGTGTTGTTCATCGGTGCCTACCTCCTGGGCGCCGGCACCCTGAAGGACCTGTCGCTGGCCCTGTTCATCGGCATCATCCTGGGCACCCTGGGAACTTTGTTCGTGGCGGCACCGCTTTATGCTTGGCTGCGCCGGAAGGAACCGGAGATCGTCAAGCAGGCCAAGCGCGTCAATGACCAGCGCGCACACAGCGCCCGTTCGGCTGCAGTTCCCACCGCAGCAACGTAG